From the Solea solea chromosome 7, fSolSol10.1, whole genome shotgun sequence genome, the window GTGAAAATGGACCAAACCATTGTTTGGCATTCCGGGGCTatcctggtgtgaatgcacccaaCATTcaaaatgtagtgttttgttTGCCATTTGTACAAATTCTGACAATATTTCTGTCACTCAGTGGGGTGACAGAAATTGTCCATTGTCATTCACAACATTAGGGTATAAAAGGGAAACACTTAAGGTAAAGGTAGTCTATTATCACTTTTAATAAAACTAACAACTTTATGCAGCAAGACCCATGTTAAGTTCTTTGATATCACACAAATAAATGGTGTGATTTGGGTTTATTACTTTCTACTTGTACTTTAAAAGAAGTTTCTGCTGTCATCTTCAGAGTTGAATATACTGAGATTGACAATTAACATTATCAAAGTGAACAAGACTGAAACACAGACCTGCAGAGCTCCGATGGCTGCACTTTGGAAACGCAGATCAGTCTTGAAGTCCTGGGCGATTTCTCTCACCAGGCGCTGGAAGGGCAGCTTGCGGATCAGCAGCTCAGTGGATTTCTGATAACGACGGATCTCACGCAGAGCCACAGTACCAGGCCTGTGTcagcaatgaatgaatgaatgactaaaACCAACCCTTAACAGTGCTAAACCTACAGCTGCTTGTAGAGTCTAAAATGTAGATTTGaatagtttttttaaaagacttggAATGTACTATTTATATCTGTAATTTCCTCATTGTTTAATCTACACCCGGCCTAGAGGCTGTTGGTGCTTGACTCACCTGTAACGATGAGGCTTCTTCACACCACCAGTGGAGGGGGCACTCTTACGAGCAGCCTTTGTGGCCAGCTGCTTACGGGGGGCTTTGCCTCCAGTGGATTTACGGGCAGTCTGCTTGGTACGAGCCATGACTAGTAGAGATCACCTGTGTACAATGACAGATAAATAAGACACTTTGAATAACAAactagagggcagcattacacttCTCAGTGTACAGGCTGCCGAACATTATCATTAGAAGAAGGCTGTGCAATGCTGCCCCCTCTACAGTTTGCAGTTTCCAAGCACATTTGACTTATTCTTCTGGATCACTACTCTTAGTGGTTGTTCATCACAGAGGTTCGATCTTCCCATCACAGATCAAAGTCCTTCTTCTTCTAGAAGAGTTTCTGTTGTTCCATATTCTTACATATTGACCAGGCCTCAAACCTTGTAGGTGACCAAAGCATAGTTTTAAATTCCTTGAAAACCTAGACTTTATAAGTGTCCTCTGTAAGTCACCTTCTAGGTTTGAAGTCTGTCAAGTGAACTGTTGGACGGTAAACAGACAGACggaaggacagacagagatCAGATGCtgactttttctcttttctctacTTCTCTTGGGATTTATTCTCACCGATCGCTGGTATATCGTCATGGGAATCGGTAATGTTtacttttctttgctttaagTCATCAAAGGACTCTTTCCTTTAATAGGCAAGTGTtgtggacagacagaaacagacggAAACAGACTTTCATTGAATTAATGGAGAAATTCACAGCCAACCATACGTGAACTTATTGAACCAGGGCACAGTTCAAAGTCCTTCTTCtccataaataacatttttagtcagtttatattctttcatattGCGTGAAGAAATGtcaaacacattatttttaatatgtatAATGAAACGCAATTCAAAGCTTCCCATTGCAGAACAAAGTATTATTGCCccatcaaaataaatgtcattatgGACATGACAGAGGGAGACAAGACTTTAGCATCAAGTTACGAATCCCATAGCGGCATCTTAGATCAAGATCATTAACATAAAATTGATATGTTGATATTAAgttatatacaaacatacaaatatatattatttttttcaaaggatcGGAAAAGTTGAGCAGGAGATTGTCAAAGTAAGAAAActttaacacacaacacatccCCAAGCACTGTGAGACCAACAAGTGTCAATCAAAGAGAAAGTGGCGATACTACTGGCTGTTAGACCAATGCGGACTTTAACAGTTAGCGAGTGCACCAATCAGCATGTAGTGGGCGGGCTCTGCAGCTGCCTTCCACTGTTGCTATGCCCGCCCACTCTGCTCTCGTGATGGCAGCGGTTTGATGCGCGAACGAGATAAAGAGCCAGAGCAGAAGAGCAATGGAGTGCCACACAAACAGCTTGACTTTTACTTACAACTGTACTTTCGGATTTTCACAACACAGGAAAACAAGCAAGAGGAATGTTCCTAGAAGTCACAGATGGACATTCGAAAGCCAAACGACCCACAATGGTTGCGTAGAACCGAACTGAACCGGCGCACAATTTGAAACGGAATTTGCCCTCATTTGAACGGCTCCAGGAAAGACTGCATTTCACCGTCGTTTCAACAGCTGCGTGTGTCTTTTCAACACACGACGAAAACAAAGGTTATCCTTTGTTAAATGCGACTACAAGTACAATAtgtcacaacacaaaaaaaatcaagattaTACACAGGCACCGTGACACAGTTTGAGTCGCTTACCGAGCGTCTGAGGCGATTTGAAGTCGTGACAAATGTGTTTCGCTCTTCTCTATTTTCTTCGTATTCACAATAGGAAGCAGAGTCCAGCGGGAAAATGGCCGCCGCGTCAATCATCGCTCCCATAATGCAGCAGTGATTGTCACTGTCGTCAGGGAGTCAACGACAGACTCAGTGTTTCGAGATAAACGATATCATTTGTCAGATATATGTAAGTAATGTCGACAGTTTCTCATTTTTCATATACATGTAACTGTAACTCTAAGCAAAAGTAACACTGAAAGCAAAGTTGTACTTTGTGACAGTCAGTATGGAGCGTTTCAAAAGAATTCATGCAACTTTTAATAAGCTTTGTCTATCTGAGAAGTAATCAACTTGATAATATGATGTTATTTGTCTGCTCATGCAATAAAAGGAGTGCTCAAACCACTGGTACTAATGGAAGGAGGATTATAAGCAAACATGGCATAAATACTGTCATTACAGGTCCATGCACTCCAGATGATTTGGAAGAAATTAAGGGCCtacacacattaaaatgtcagtCCTCTCCcctttttcattaaaatgtatttaatctaTATAAAGGTTTGCATGGTTATCTTCACTTAATCAACATGCCTGACATTTGAACTTGGAAAAAGCAACAaagatttaaatgaattaaaagatCAGGTGTCTGCAGGTTGTGTGTAATTTCTGTTATTAGGATACACATATTTTCAAACCTTTCAAATCACATCAGCTGAAAGTTTCTTGACTAATTTAAGtctaaacaaatgaaaacttGAATTATTCTAAAATGCTCATGTTTTCTACAAGTACAATGTGGCAAGTTGTGGGGAGTGTCTCATACCATACAGCCCATTTAACCACACAAATCtgtttattatgcttttatgtGAATTCTGGGgtacaaatatgtttttaaaaaatgcctgaaaacaaatcaaaacacagtAGAAAAAATAGGTTTACCATATTAACCTGAGAGAGGAACCAAAagtcaaaaacatttaaatggacATTATAACATGGCTGAAAATCAAGACATGATCAACAAAGTTCTGCTACATTTATGCCGCTCGTAGTCTGTCAAATCATGCAGTGTCATTTTAGCACAATGTTCTGACAACAGAATCAAACTTTAGTTTTTTACACTTAAAAGTAACAGTAGAAATACACCATTATTgcaaaaaaggagaaatgactacttttacaaattaaaatggaaaattaaaacaaagaccCACTGTATCAACCTATGTGTCTGAAGGTAAAAATGTCTCACTTTTGCTTCCTATACTTATTTCATATCATACTATTCTTGGCTTACAAAAAACACCCTATTCATAAAGATAACATGGCATTCCTGTGAGCAAGCTAGTAACAAGTGAGGACCATAACTGTGATTCATAAGTTTCAAACATACATGACAATATCTCTATGGAAACACTGCTACTAGTAGCACCAAAGAAGACATAATCACACACAATCatgatacatatacatatatgtgtgtgtgtatatgtatatatatatatatacatataaacacacatatatatatagagccTCAAACCAAACTACAATTAACAGGGGAAGGAAAGTGATGGAGGATGAAGGAAAACATTTTAAGCACGCTCTCCACGGATACGACGTGCCAGCTGGATGTCCTTGGGCATGATAGTGACACGCTTGGCGTGGATGGCGCACAGGTTGGTGTCCTCAAACAGACCCACCAGGTAGGCCTCGCTGGCCTCCTGCAAATggcaaaatcaaaacaatttcAGGTGAAATAGTAATAAGATGATATGAATTAATTAGTGGGTTTTAACAATGACCATGACAGACCTGCAGAGCTCCGATGGCTGCACTTTGGAAACGCAGATCAGTCTTGAAGTCCTGTGCGATTTCCCTCACCAGGCGCTGGAAGGGCAGCTTGCGGATCAGCAGCTCAGTGGATTTCTGATAACGACGGATCTCACGCAGAGCCACAGTACCAGGCctttacaataataacaatgaattATAATGGAGaacatgttgacatgttgtGTAACACTTTTCTTCCTAGTAACACTTAAATGTTTTGGATTAAGTAAGACCAACCTGTAGCGATGGGGCTTCTTCACACCACCAGTGGAGGGGGCACTCTTACGAGCAGCCTTAGTGGCCAGCTGCTTTCGAGGGGCTTTGCCTCCAGTAGACTTACGGGCAGTCTGCTTGGTACGAGCCATGACTTCTAAAGATCACATGAAGATACATATCAATATTTGCTTCAAATGTAACAATCCGTGTGTAATTGATCAAATCCAATTCTTCTTTTGAATTCAATCTAACTTGTTGGTTTCTAAGTTTGAACATGTAAACAAGTTCAGGAGCATCTTTTCTCCGTATTACTCAGTGCGGCTTTAGTAACGACTGTAGGTCGAAGGACAGCGAACCTGTCGAATCATGGGACACATGTCTGTCACGTCAGCCAATCATTCACATGATACGAGCCCGTGAGGCGGAATAGTGTCGACATCTCAACCAACCAACGTGCGTAGACCAGCTAATAAATCCCGCCCCTTGCGTATGGGACGCGGGTGTGTTCGATTCTTCACACTGTGCTTCCCGGTCGCGCACTAGCCTTCatcttttattcaaaataagCTATTATCAAGGAAAACTAGGCGTCCCCGCCCGCGCCGACTGcccagtgtacacacacaaacacacccaaaGACGATGGCTGTCTGCTGGTTTGGAGAGAATGTAAacggaaaggaaaaaaatcgtTGTAGGAAACGAGGAGGTTGATGATAAAAACGACGAGAGAATACAAAAACCGCGACATCAAAGTGGAATTGACTTTTTGAAAACGACACTAGACAAGTCAAGGGATGAACTGATGAAGAAAATGTGGTCAGATGACCCCTCACTTTAGGCGCATTTCCGAGTTGAATTGGAGCCGAGCTTTTAGGTCCCTGACTCCTCGATCGGGCACATAAGAGCTCGACTgctctgctttttctttttcaccgaAAATAAACTCAAATCGCGTCAATCCGAGAAGTAATGTCACATTAAACGACAGATGGTCGTTTTATCAATATAGTGATACCTACCTTTGGAAACTTAATGAAAGACTGCAGCTTGAAAACACGAATGTATTCTTGAGTCTCTTAAGCGTTGTTCTCGCAGTAAAAtgaagggaggggaaaaaaggaaaaagtacaTAGAGCAGTCAAAGACACGCTTCCCATGATGCACCTGGAGCAAACATATTACACACATGCAGCAACACAGTAAACATCAACATGACCTCGCTCTTCTGAAATGTCGCGCTTTAACTGCCCCTTAGTCGTAATTACTGACAGTTTGGTCACTTTAATAGTTTAATAGTTTTATTCTAGTTTTTATCGGTAAAAAAAACGGTACATCAAGGACTAAAGTGCTAGTcagacaatatatatatatatatgtatatatatatatatatatgtatggatGCTGTTTGTATTGAGCCTTTCaatattatattcatatttgaaataacatgtattttattataaatatttaaaatacaattttacacGGTCTTCAAGGTCATTTACAAGCATACATTATTCAAACAATTTCATAATCAGAATAAATCTTTTTTAGCCTTATAAACGAGggaaaatgatcatttataaTGCTGAatttttttaacagttacaCTGTCAGTCCTGTAGGTGTCGCCACCACATCTCTTCCAGCGTTTGAGcactgatgaagaagaagaagaagaagaagcagcagaaacgATTAAGTGATAATGTATCAGTGTACACAGGAGAACTCACTGCTATTCTATTAGCAGTCCAGTGGGTGGAAGAAATacaaccactgaaaacaatCATCTGTTCACACTCAAGTTCATCACTCATAAGTTTACAATCCAGCCATTCTGAAAGCAGACAAGACCTCattatagaaatacaacaaacattatatagaatTCAGATGATGGGACTTTATGGATACCAGCACACATTACAGGGGTTAAAGGGAACCACATAGCAGACAAGGtggcaaaagcagcaacaggacataataatatagatctagcaataaaattaagaaaaccagaaataaacagcatcattaaacaaaaactaaaggagagatggcaaaaacaatgggaggaggagaggaaaggaagatggttttacagtatccaaagaaaagtgggagtggCTAGGCACACAGAAAGatgcaggaaagaggaaaatatatatataatatcgaGGATCAGATTTGGCCA encodes:
- the LOC131462239 gene encoding histone H3.3A; its protein translation is MARTKQTARKSTGGKAPRKQLATKAARKSAPSTGGVKKPHRYRPGTVALREIRRYQKSTELLIRKLPFQRLVREIAQDFKTDLRFQSAAIGALQEASEAYLVGLFEDTNLCAIHAKRVTIMPKDIQLARRIRGERA
- the LOC131462241 gene encoding histone H3.3A translates to MARTKQTARKSTGGKAPRKQLATKAARKSAPSTGGVKKPHRYRPGTVALREIRRYQKSTELLIRKLPFQRLVREIAQDFKTDLRFQSAAIGALQEASEAYLVGLFEDTNLCAIHAKRVTIMPKDIQLARRIRGERA